The sequence below is a genomic window from Terriglobales bacterium.
ATGTACCTGTTCATCCGCTTCTTGCCCATGATCTCCATCTTCGAGATGCGGACGCTGCTGCCGGAAGCCAAAGTGGAGGCAGGGGATTGAAACGCCCGCCCATCTACGGACTGCTGGCGGAGTTCGACTCGCCCACCGCGCTGGTCGCAGCGGCGCATCAGGCGCGCACGGCCGGCTATCGCCGCATGGACGGCTACAGCCCCTTCCCCATCGAGGAACTGGCGGAGGCGCTGGGCTTCGAGAAGAGCAGCGTGCCCATGGTGGTGCTGATCGGAGGCATCCTGGGTGGCAGCCTGGGCTACCTGATGCAGTACTGGATCTCGGTGATCAACTACCCGCTCAACATCGGAGGGCGGCCGCTGAATTCCTGGCCGGCGTTCATCGTCGTGACCTTCGAGATGACCATCCTGGGAGCGGCCCTGTTCACGGTGCTGGGCATGCTGGCGCTGAACGGGCTGCCCGAGCCCTACCATCCCGTCTTCAACGTGGAACGCTTCGCCTTCGCCACCCGCGACCGCTTCTTCCTGTGCATCGAGGCGCGCGATCCCCAGTTCGACCGCGCCGCCACTCAGAAGTTCCTGGAGGGCCTGAAGCCCAGGCAGGTGCTGGAGGTGCCGCATTAAGGTGAGCGCCATGGCGTGGCTGGGAGCGGGCCTGCTGC
It includes:
- a CDS encoding DUF3341 domain-containing protein; translation: MKRPPIYGLLAEFDSPTALVAAAHQARTAGYRRMDGYSPFPIEELAEALGFEKSSVPMVVLIGGILGGSLGYLMQYWISVINYPLNIGGRPLNSWPAFIVVTFEMTILGAALFTVLGMLALNGLPEPYHPVFNVERFAFATRDRFFLCIEARDPQFDRAATQKFLEGLKPRQVLEVPH